A part of Oncorhynchus kisutch isolate 150728-3 linkage group LG2, Okis_V2, whole genome shotgun sequence genomic DNA contains:
- the LOC109903725 gene encoding cysteine-rich venom protein-like, whose protein sequence is MFALLVCILTLHEVYTVCNVVNICPDSTAVQAEILNQHNAFRRAVTPTARDMLKMNWSEEAAASAQAWVDTCSMAHGPPSSRMLGDYEMGENLFMSSASKNWTQIVTAWHSEVIDYSYPNGSINGKSIGHYTQVVWNSSYKVGCGVALCPGSVYFYGCQYYRAGNYKGVAPYKEGATCADCPNSCENKLCTNPCPYINKYVNCAALKKQAGCSNPLVYAWCPALCLCTSKIIPIAKK, encoded by the exons ataTTTGCCCAGACAGCACAGCAGTTCAGGCTGAGATCCTTAACCAGCACAACGCCTTCCGGAGAGCGGTTACGCCAACTGCTAGAGACATGCTCAAGATG AACTGGAGCGAGGAGGCAGCGGCCAGTGCTCAGGCTTGGGTTGACACCTGCTCCATGGCTCATGGCCCACCCAGCAGTCGCATGCTTGGCG ACTACGAAATGGGTGAGAACCTGTTCATGTCCTCCGCTTCTAAGAACTGGACTCAAATCGTTACAGCCTGGCACAGTGAGGTCATAGACTACTCCTATCCCAATGGATCTATCAATGGTAAATCCATCGGCCACTACACACAG GTGGTTTGGAACAGTTCATACAAGGTTGGCTGTGGTGTGGCCCTGTGTCCTGGCTCAGTCTACTTCTATGGATGCCAGTATTACAGAGC GGGAAACTacaaaggagtggctccataCAAGGAAGGAGCTACATGTGCCGACTGCCCCAACTCCTGCGAAAATAAGCTTTGCA CCAATCCCTGTCCTTACATAAACAAGTATGTCAATTGTGCCGCCTTGAAAAAACAGGCCGGGTGCAGTAATCCTTTGGTGTACGCCTGGTGCCCCGCCCTCTGCCTGTGCACCTCCAAAATCATCCCAATAGCAAAGAAGTGA